gttttttataaatatggaTTTTTCAACAGGGGATACCACCTGTGAGTAAAACATTGAATGCATCTGATGCGTGGGTGACCGAGCTTTGTAAGAAACTAGCCATGTGGTGGCCACGGGTATGCGGCTTTTCAACTCTCAACTGTGTAGTTAGGATTTTCATACAGTTTTGAATCTGTACTTATTAGTTGTGTTCTCCTATTACAGGTCGCTGAAGGCGAGTTACCACTGAAGGCAGCCAAAGGGTATCAAACTACTGAATATTTGTCTCATATCATTTCCTAAAAGAtaggttttcaattttttatttagacttGCTCAGGTCATGATGGTTTCTTGCTGTTGTGGCTTGTGCAGAGATGAGATGTCTAGATACAAGGAACTAGATCCAGCTAATAGATTGCTGATTTTGAAAGCACTCTGTGAACTCAGAGCTAAAGTAATATGCCTTGCCTTTCTGATTAAACATTTGTTCTCAAATGTTGGAAGttgttatttgtatttttttgactGGATGATCTTCTAAATGTTTATATTTCTGATTTCTACTTTTGCATTCGGTAGGCTTTTAGggtattttattttgtgcaTTCTTGGCTTTTTGAAGCCATTGTGTTTGTATCTATTAGTGGATAATCAAGTTCTCTATACAGGTGGATTCATTTAAGATGAATGAGCTGTGCAGCTTTTTTCTAGGTTTCCTTGTTAAATCTGTTGTAAGCCACTCTTTCTGTTTACAGCAAAATGACATTGCATCATATGTTAACGATTCTTTGAAAGATGGAACTGAAATTTCTTATTTCCGGAAAGATAAGATTGGGGGAGATGGAACTGCAACTTCTTACTGGTAATTCTTGAGCATGTTctgaattttatataatttcctGTGCATAGTGTTGAAAATACTAACTGTGCTCTCAGGTATGATGGAAGTTCTGTCATTGGCCATAGATTGTACAAGCAGGTAAACAAGACTGGGGCAAATAGTAGAAAGAGGGGAAAAGCATCAAAAAATCAGCCAGCTACCTGTTTCCAATGGGAAATACTTGCAACCAATCTTGAGGAATTTCACAAAGTTGTGGTAAGTTTAGTATTCCCCTGTTTCAACAACTggaaattttagtttaatttgtttcttgttgGTAACGGCAGAATGAACTCTCTTCCAGCAAAGTTGCTGCACAAGTTGCAGCTGGCAAGACCATTGAAACTGATGTCCTGCCTATTATACAGAAATTTCAGAAGGTAAGCTTATGGGTTTCTCTTATAATTGTTTCTTAGTAGTGTGGGTGTAGTCACAGTTTTATTATGCACAAGTTTATTTATCTTTCACATTTATGGTAAGTAATCTGTCACTTTCATTGTATTCAATAGAAGAAAGATAGGGCcctcaaacaaaaagaaaggcaAGAAAAGCTCCTGAACAGTTTTAGACCCTGCACTGCTGGGGTTACTCGTTCCTGCCGCAGTCGCAGACCGATCAGTTATACATTTGGTATGATATCTTGTCTGTATTCATTTTCATAATCTGGTTGTGGCATAATCAtcttttgtttgtcttttgctTCTATTTCACTGTCTTGCTGAACTACATCAAATATCTAATTATCATATAGAGCCAATTGAACATTTTTAGAATTATGTAACTGCCTCCCTGTTGTGAAGTGCGTTACTGAGCTTCTATGGGATCTCAAATCATGGATGAGATGGAGAAAAAAGTCACAAACTGAATGATAATTTTCTTGGTTATTTGGGTTTCAGTTCACTTTAGTTTCTTGTTTAATTcaaacatatgtttttttatctgagaAACTTGATTGTACTTgtgaattatttataattaacctCTTCATTTGTGATCCAATATGCAGATGACTATGATCGTGCTATTGATGAggctataaaaataacaaagtaagaCTTCATGAAATTTACTGTCATCACTGCATTTCTATATTTCAAACATACTTGCAACATTCTTTGCTAAACTTGTTCTTAAATTCTTCAACATCTTTGTTTTATGCATTTTGTCCCACATATTGAGAACGAGAATTCATGATCTTTTCCATTGCTGACTTCAATTTATAATCCagtaaaaggaaaacaattgaAGAGCAGAGCAACAATGGCAAACATGTTAAGCAGGAAAAAAATGCTTCTAATGGGGGTTCAAATATGGGCACAAATTCAAAAGAAAGTCATGGTGAAATAGGTGATTCAGGCATGAGTGCAGACTCCAAAGATAATATCGAGAAGGGAAGCTTCTCAGAGAGTGAAAATGAAAGTGACAAGCTTCATGAAgcggatgatgatgatgatgattatgataGCAAAAGGGATCATGATAATGGGAGTGGATCCGACAAATCTGACaaagaaaatgtaaattttGGTGACAAGAACATTGCTCGGAAGTTTGGTTCTCGTTGGAGTTCAAGACTGGCTGGAGTTGCAAGCCATCCTGCCCTGGAAGCTGGAAACTTGTGTAAAAAGAGTAGGTTGAGACAAAGACCCGCTCGTAACGCTGCCCTTGACTCTAATAATGTGCTTGATTCAGATGATGAAACTTTGTCAAAACATACAAACAGAGAGATATCTGGACATGAAGACTCGCCTCCAGTTTCTAATTCAGATGTGGTCTGTGACAGTTAAAGCTATCAAGTGGAATCAACATGCAAGtgattttccttgaaatttttGTTGAGCGAGGAAATATCTTCACAGAAAGATATCTTGAAGTCGGTGCCGGTGAGAagcaagttttgaaaatgtgctAATCCCTGTATTCCATATTGGAATCCAAACTCTAGTTTGCAGCCCGTGCCTTTTGTTAGAATTTCTTGAGAGGAAGATGCCACGTACGGAGTTTTAAAGCTACCACTAAGTTGGCAATGGCAGATTTCGTAACCTATGTAAGTTAATTTCTCTGCTTAAATGCAATCGGTTCTCTGTTTAACCGGGATTGTATACAATCCTTTGATGTTCCCTCTCTAGTATCCAAGGATAGCTTATGTATAATTAACTTCCTAATGgcttgtgaaaaataaaaggtagtAAGATATTTGGAAACATGGGATTTCTCTAATTTTAGGGCTTTCAGATTGATACAATCACCGTGTAGCTCTAGAATAGTGGGCAAATTTACTTTTTTGACAGGTCCCCAAAAACCCTGATCTTTTTCTGATAATTAGAAGGGTTCAGAACATCACTTGAATGCAGCACTCATTCTCCTCCTAATAGAGACAGCATTGCTTTTTTAACAGTGCTGAAGGTTGAAAGTTACTTCCATTATATAGCCAAAAGGTTAACCTGACCTTCAAAATGAACCCCAAAAAAAGGCCTAATTGTAAAGAGCAAACTTAAAACGATGGATTAGAGAGATGATTCAATGTATCAAGGACAGATACAGTGGTTTGATACAAAACTCAATAATAGATTAGAGAAAAGGTGCCAATTTGCTCGTAGCTCAACTGGTAttacttgtataaaaaaatcttgaactaAAAGCAATCATCTCATCTTCCCAGCATTCTGCACGCACGACTGAGCCTGACCCTGCACAGCTTCTATCTTCACGTTTTTCAAATCCTGGCCGACGCCTGTCAGATTAAAGCTCCTTGAATTCAAGCCCAGCAAATTAATCAGCTGCAAAAACAGAGCAAAAAAGAGCATGTTAAAGAGATGAACAGCTGAAATGTGTGTTTTGACGTGGAGAAAAGAGACATGGATTAAGAGTGCTCTCAGTAAGACTTGCATTTGGATCAGAAAGTTCATGGGATATCTGTTCACATCTTATTATTAGTCTCCTAAGATTAGGCAATCCCCTGAGGAAGGAGGCTATGGTTGGGATTTGGTCTGCAAATGAACCATCGGTTAGTAGAACCAAGTTCTGTAGCTTCTTGAAAACTATCGGAGAATCATTCTGCATAAAGAAAATCTGCAACATCAAAAAAACCTATGCTCATCAGTCttctgaaaaaaagaaaacaaaaaaggtaaTGCTATGTGAAGAAAAACAGGAACAGGAACAGGaacaaaaagaataaggaaGTACCTCGATTGGCCACGTGTTTATACTCAAGAATCTGGCTTCACTTAAACACTGAAGGAACTTGGCAGCACAGTAAATTAAACTCTTTGAATGCTTGCACCGACGATCAGATTCCTCACTTCTATGCCGACAAGTAGGCTTAATATGAATTCTTGCGTTCAATAGCGACACCATACCCTGGTTCAGATAACTAAAATCTACGGGATCTCCAGTCCACCATAAATCCTTGAGTTTGGGAGCAGAAATCGACAAAGGAAATTCATATGAATAAGCGTCTGATGAGCTTACATTCAATGTCTCGAGGTTTTCAGCCTTCATAATAATGCGTCTGCAGGGACCGGCACCTACTTTGATCTCTTTTTTTGGCTTGGAGTATTGGGACCCAATTTCCGGGGAGCTAAATTTGCACTCGGATAGAGTTAAACCTCCAAGGGAAGAGCTTTTGATGTTCAGAAAGCAAACATTTGCAAACCTGCAGCTGCTAATCATGGCATGGATAAGAGATGGACAATCAACCAGGAGTTGGCATGCTTCAAGGAAATTAGACCCACAGACTTCAAGAGTTTCAAGAGACTCACAATCTATCTTACAAACAAAAAATCTGCCAAACTCAGAGTCCTGGACTGTCAGATTTTCCAGAGATTGACAATTAAGGTTAACATGCCACAAGGCTTTAAATTTGCACCTGGATATTGTCAGGACCTTAAGAGATGAACAAGATATGTTAAATTTCCCATCAAAGAAACTATTTGGAAATCTGCAATCACTTATTTCCAGCTCTTCAAGAGATGAGCTTGTCATAGTGAGATCACTAATACCATCAACATTCTCAAGAGTTAACCTTTTAAGACATTTACACCGATCCGAAATTATTTGTCCAAAATATTTATCCCCTATTGTTACTGAATCTAGCCATAAGTCCTTGAGCCAGTCAAACCCTAGTATTTGAAAACTGAACCTTCCCATCtgcaaattcaatttcaaagcCCTCAAAGATTCACATTTATAAACAGAGTCCGGCAAAGAATAGCCTCTTAATGAATCTACATGGACTAGCATGTCAAGTTCCTCAACACCACACTTTGTAGCAACAGTAACCCATGAATTAACAACACTCCCTCCAATATCAAACCTTCTTTGCTTGCAAAACCAATGAACAAGCAAACGTATTAACCCTTCTCCAGTCTTTTCGCGAGATCGCAGAACTTTATCGACATAAGAACAGAAATCAGTATACCTTTTTCTTAAACAGCTATGATCAGAACCAGAATCAAAATCCGCAACAAAATTCAAGTAAGGGCTAGAGGAGCATAGTTTTTTAAACCTTTTCGATACTAAACCAAGACGTGCAGTATCATTAGCTCCAAGGAAGGAGAATATATGATAAATAACTTGGTCTGGAAGACCACTCAATCTATCATGCGTACAAGCAAGGATACGAGTGTCTTGATCAGAGCTCATTGCCATCGACTTAAATGGACTTTCCATGCACCTCAGTGGAtagaatcaacaaaaacaacagcACCCACTGAATTAAAATAAACGCGAATCCTAACATCAGTAAAGAATCAAGATTATAAAGAACAGGATACAAGAAAACAATCAAGTTCTACTTACACACGCATAAAAGAGATAGTGCTATAATTTcatgagaaaaagaagagaagcacCTGAAGCTGCTGGTGTAGACCTTGTTCGAGCGAGCTAAATTTCTAAGATGGTGATCTTTGTTCGAAAGTTTTCGTGTTCTAGCGCAACCCATATACCTctgtaaggtttttttatttttatttttagttgcaTTGGAATATTCTTTGGGTAGAGGAGGAGGCAAGGGAAGTCACCTTGAGGTTTCTAGGATTTTATTGTATACGACAGGTGACTTGACCACGAAGCCCAAAAGAAAGGGGAGTGCGTTCAATTCTTGAGTGAGGGCTTGTAAGGatgtggtattttttttttccatgtagatgacgaagatgaaaagaaatatgttttttttttaattttttaaatatacaaatttattttattttttcaaggagGGAGAGGGGACTGGTAGGGCTGagctttaaaaaaacattaataacttttttgtgaataatttaaaattttaaggtcAAAATCagtagaatttaattttttaccccTTATAATTTTAAGGTCAAAATcagtaaaatttaataattttttccgtttttttttctaacaataaAGCGTTCCCCCTAGGGTTATTATATTTACCTTAAACCCACCTACAGGCTAATAATTAAAGACTGCAAAAATATACTTACAATAATTTGAAGCATCACCAGCCCCAACGGTTGACTGTATCTGAACgtgtttatattttgtatttatctaTTTTGGGAATATAAACGTCTTTGCTaagatctaaaatattttaaaacactaattttaaatgagtttaaaaaatcatgattttattttaccagaaattaataattatgatccATGAACTCCTCTTCAATGTCTGCTCAACAACCCAAG
The Populus nigra chromosome 3, ddPopNigr1.1, whole genome shotgun sequence genome window above contains:
- the LOC133689989 gene encoding DDT domain-containing protein DDR4-like codes for the protein MTDDEKEKGVVVLDDDSYLKSEIEKIRGRWELATVLNFLSVFEPVIGVDLKLPAEEIESALVEPNKSLAQLHIKLLQGIPPVSKTLNASDAWVTELCKKLAMWWPRVAEGELPLKAAKGDEMSRYKELDPANRLLILKALCELRAKQNDIASYVNDSLKDGTEISYFRKDKIGGDGTATSYWYDGSSVIGHRLYKQVNKTGANSRKRGKASKNQPATCFQWEILATNLEEFHKVVNELSSSKVAAQVAAGKTIETDVLPIIQKFQKKKDRALKQKERQEKLLNSFRPCTAGVTRSCRSRRPISYTFDDYDRAIDEAIKITNKRKTIEEQSNNGKHVKQEKNASNGGSNMGTNSKESHGEIGDSGMSADSKDNIEKGSFSESENESDKLHEADDDDDDYDSKRDHDNGSGSDKSDKENVNFGDKNIARKFGSRWSSRLAGVASHPALEAGNLCKKSRLRQRPARNAALDSNNVLDSDDETLSKHTNREISGHEDSPPVSNSDVVCDS
- the LOC133689988 gene encoding uncharacterized protein LOC133689988 isoform X2, which translates into the protein MGCARTRKLSNKDHHLRNLARSNKVYTSSFSCRFANVCFLNIKSSSLGGLTLSECKFSSPEIGSQYSKPKKEIKVGAGPCRRIIMKAENLETLNVSSSDAYSYEFPLSISAPKLKDLWWTGDPVDFSYLNQGMVSLLNARIHIKPTCRHRSEESDRRCKHSKSLIYCAAKFLQCLSEARFLSINTWPIEIFFMQNDSPIVFKKLQNLVLLTDGSFADQIPTIASFLRGLPNLRRLIIRCEQISHELSDPNLINLLGLNSRSFNLTGVGQDLKNVKIEAVQGQAQSCVQNAGKMR
- the LOC133689988 gene encoding uncharacterized protein LOC133689988 isoform X1; this translates as MESPFKSMAMSSDQDTRILACTHDRLSGLPDQVIYHIFSFLGANDTARLGLVSKRFKKLCSSSPYLNFVADFDSGSDHSCLRKRYTDFCSYVDKVLRSREKTGEGLIRLLVHWFCKQRRFDIGGSVVNSWVTVATKCGVEELDMLVHVDSLRGYSLPDSVYKCESLRALKLNLQMGRFSFQILGFDWLKDLWLDSVTIGDKYFGQIISDRCKCLKRLTLENVDGISDLTMTSSSLEELEISDCRFPNSFFDGKFNISCSSLKVLTISRCKFKALWHVNLNCQSLENLTVQDSEFGRFFVCKIDCESLETLEVCGSNFLEACQLLVDCPSLIHAMISSCRFANVCFLNIKSSSLGGLTLSECKFSSPEIGSQYSKPKKEIKVGAGPCRRIIMKAENLETLNVSSSDAYSYEFPLSISAPKLKDLWWTGDPVDFSYLNQGMVSLLNARIHIKPTCRHRSEESDRRCKHSKSLIYCAAKFLQCLSEARFLSINTWPIEIFFMQNDSPIVFKKLQNLVLLTDGSFADQIPTIASFLRGLPNLRRLIIRCEQISHELSDPNLINLLGLNSRSFNLTGVGQDLKNVKIEAVQGQAQSCVQNAGKMR